The window GGTGCTCCCTGCACTGATGAGGTTGTGGACAATGAGTTAGATGTTGACTTGAAGGATGAAGAAGTGGGTCCTGCAGAATCAAACGACGATGCTGTAAATGAAGGCATAGGTGACTATAGCTCTAGACTTGGGCGTTGCTCACAAAAAAGAGGTGAAACCAATGTTCAAGACATCAAGTCTTCTGTAGAACCGCATCAGTcagatgattcatcttcaggAATTTCTTCTGAGCAGAAGGACAATATATTAGATATTGCACCAAAGAGTGAAGCAGTGACATTTGAATCGGATAAAAGTATTTCTCAAACAGAAAAGCCTTCAGAACTTCAGAATATACCTACAGCTAACGGTCAAAATGTCAAAAAGGAAGGGGCTAGTTcgaagaagaaacaagaggCTGCTGCTAAACACCAGAAGAGCAAAGGCTCTACTGTCACAGCATCTAAGAGCGAAGTTCCTGATAATCGTCCCAATCTTCCAGAATCTGTTGTGGATTCAAATTCGAAGGGTGGAAAGAAAGGCAAATTTACTTCTGGTGGAGGTACGAGGGAACACGGTCCTAGAACTCTTAAACCAAATTCTGAGTCTGGTCATGGGAAGAAGACTAAAGACCTGCCAAGGGATAAAAAGCATTTTAAGGGTAAAGATGATGTGGCAGACACCAAACAGAGTCCTAAGGAACAGGGACAGGGCAAAAGCAAAGCTAGTGCTGGAAAGATGCCTCTGGTTGGACAAGGAAAATCTGATTTGGGATCAAGTGAAAGTTTGCGTCCTGCCAAAAAGTTGAAACGAGGAGACATAGGGGAGAGTAAGGGATCACTCAGCAACAACATAAAGGTTGCCTCTTCTCCTAAACCTGTTGTGGCTGATGAAAAAGTGGTTAAAAAATCTGAGTTAAAAAAGTTAACTCCCGGTCTTAAATCAGAGAACCTTTTAAAATCTAGTCACCATTCAGATTCTGTTAACTCTGCAGCTGGTGATGAAACTGTGTTGCCTTTGACAAAGCGACATCGTCGAGCTCTCGAAGCTATGTCTGATACCACAACTACCGTTCACAAtgctaaaaatgaaaagagttcGTTTTCACAGAGGTATGATGCTTCATGTTCTAGTAGTGATAGACTATTGGCAAATCattcaaatagaaaaaggaGGGCAGTTTGCATTTTTGACGACGACGATGAAGATCCTAAGACTCCTGTTCATGGATCTTCTCGGAATATTGATGCAACTTTAAATGGTCCAGATGTTAGTAAGAATAATGATGATCATAATCAAAGTCCTCCTACTTCTCCTTTGACTGTTAATGGAACTAATGGATCAGAGCATGACCGTTCTAAGGAATCAACTAGCCAGGCGCAGAGGTTGTCTTCATCTCCTAAAGAACCCCAAACTGAAGAATTCCAGCAAGAAAAACCAGAGGCTGTTGATACCTCTGAAAGTCCTTCAAAATCAGGATCTGAGCAGCTGTTACCTAAGGATggaaaaccaaattttatttccCCAAAAAAGTCTCCTTCATTAGCTAATAATAGCACTACAGCTTTGGAAAGGAAAAAGTCTCCTTTGTTAACCAATAGCGCTACATCCCTGGAACAAACGAAGACTGTGAAACCTCCAATCAAAGCCTCTAATACTGGTGTCCAGAAACAATCCCAGGGGGGGTCTGCTAAGTCCATGGTTTTGCCTTCAAGTTCCAGCTCTTCTCAGAAGTTATCTGTCCTCCAAAAAAGTAGGTCACATTCTTCTGGAGAGAAGTCTAAAACTACTCCAAAATCACGTGCCAATGACTCTACAACTATGGGGGGAAGTTCTATGGATCATGATGATCTTCATGGTGAAAGGTATTAATGTTTgccatttaattattttctttcttcctcttattttttccttaaatagAGTCCAagcttaactttttttttttaataattaaaaaatagaagctTGGTCAGTGAATTTAAGGTCACGGAATCTGCCCTGTCCATGAAGCATCTAATTGCAGCTGCTCAAGCTAAAAGAAGGGAGGCTCATTCACACAATGTCCTTGGATTTTTTAGTTCTGGTATTTTATCCTCTGATGTCCATGGTAGTCCTAGTCCTACTCCAGTCCAGACGCATTTATCTAGTACCACCCATTTGATGCTGGCAGACTTGAAGGGATCTTTTCATCAAAAAGAGGTGGCTTCTCCATCAACTCTAGGACATCAATTAGCGTCACAAAATCACAATGACGTTGAAGAAATAGAGGAGAAAAGAGTCAGTTCAGTACACAGATCTGTTGGAGATTCATTGAGTGGTGGCACTGAGGCAGCTGTTGCACGAGATGCTTTTGAAGGAATGATAGAGACTTTATCTAGAACTAAAGAAAGCATAGGACGTGCAACTCGGTTGGCTATTGATTGTGCCAGATATGGAATTGCCAACGAGGTAGTTTCCTGACTCCGATGCCTGTTAACCTGATTTAGATTGTCCTGGATTAAAAGTGATGTTAGGATGGCTGTTAAAAGATTTCACcttatattatcaattttatttttcaaaaaagagtTAGGCGAGTTCCTAATTCAtgtggagaagaaaaatgctatatgcacacacgcacatacACACATGTATAAATGGCTTTTTAACGTTGCTTGTGTTAAGACATTTCcctttaattgtttaaatcgaAATGGACTATGTgaagtcttcttcttttccctttttgtcTATTCATATCCTATGTTGACATGTTATAAAATAGTGGAGCTATAAATTAATGGAAGTTGCTTGCTGGCACCATTCCATGGTCTAGATTTGTAGTGGTGCTGTGGATGGGTGCAATCTGGTGTGTGTACGAGTGTGTGTTCCCTTCTCTTTCTTGAGTCTGTCTGATGATGAATGAAGTTATTTTTGCAGTTTCCCTGTATTAATTAGGCTATGGGTATGATCCTATGGATTGAGGACTAAATTTTACCAAAGATAACTGGTTTATGAACTAGAAGTGAATTCTGGTTGTTTTAATGGAATTGGgttttgaaatgaataaatgCCCATTGGAAGAATCTCTGTTTTATTGTCTAACTGCTTTTCTATCTGTAGGTGGTTGAACTCCTTATCCGGAAGTTGGAGACTGAATCTAGTTTCCATCGCAAAGTGGATCTCTTCTTTCTTGTGGATTCTATAACACAATGCTCGCACACTCAAAGAGGTAGATGCACTTAATATTGCTTATTAGAAGTAAAAGGGTCCTTGACTGGGAATACTAAACACATCACTTCTATGTTTTTGGAATGAAATGGGACTCTTCCTTTGTTCTTCTTTAACTctttatgaaagaaaattttgttgatgaaaaagGCAGCTTCCATAGGATTACCAAAAGAATTATTTCTTCTTATGATAATATTAGGTATTGCTGGAGCTTCTTACATTCCTACAGTTCAAGCAGCGTTGCCTCGCCTTCTTGGGGCTGCCGCACCACCAGGTGCTGGAGCTCGTGAAAATCGTCGTCAGTGTCACAAGGTGCTTATTTTTACTTCTGTCCTTATAGGCTTATgaatcatttcaatttttttaaatatatttcctGTGGAACTCTCTTCAGGTTCTTCGTCTCTGGCTTGAGAGGAAAATCTTACCCGAATCTGTTCTTCGACGTTACATGGATGAAATAGGAGTGTCAAATGAGGATTCATCTATTGGTTTCAACCTCAGACGTCCATCTCGTGCTGAGAGAGCCATAGATGATCCAATCAGAGAAATGGAAGGCATGCTTGTTGATGAGTATGGAAGGTCTGGATTTCACTTCACTCTCAGCTTTTCAaccttatattttaattttatttaatttgttataccTTATTTCAAAGCATATTAGTTcatcctttccttttcttccttaaaaAGAAAGCAAGGAAATAATATGTTCCCGAACATCAAGTCATCTAGTTTTGTGTTATATTGGGTATGGGATCTGGTAATAGTTAACATCGGAACAAAAAGTTAATAGTATATCCTCTGATTGGTTTCTTGGCTCGTATTCTTGAATAATCATGTATGCAAGCTGAAATGATTTTTGCCTTCAATGTGCAGTTTGGTCGGTAGGGTTTCACATCGCCAGAACTTTCTTGGGAATTTTAAggcttttgttttctcttgttttttcttttctagcaaattactttatttgaaaatttaaaatatgccAAAAAAGAGGATGGAAAGCCTCTACCTGAGCTAAGGAAGTTGAGAATACCATCCGTTTAGCACAAAGAGAATATGAAGCAAGTTAAGAAAAGATTTGGGTAATTTGCACCATGATAAAGCTATTAACAGGCCTTACTACTCTCTTATCCAATTACTGAGGTTTGGGGGTTCACAccatgaattaaaaaaaagttaagtaACAATAAGCTCCAGAGGACTGGAAACATCTCtattctacaaaaaaaaaaaaaaccttgttGCTTTCTCCAGCATAAAAGTTCTAATGTAGTCATTAGACACAAATATGGACAGAATGATTTGCCAGCCAGACATTAATTTTACCCAAGAGGTTTCCATCTTTGATAGGCCCTTAAGGTTGCAGTGACTAgaaaaaaggatttttttcccttaaaaaAACGTCTCTATGGAATTTCAACTAGAAGTGACGGAATACACAAGTTCTCCCTGGTTCCCAAGAATTTACCTTCAAGCCAAATATTCTCAACTCGTTAGTGCCAACCTCTGGATGTTGGCAACATGTATCGATAGGCTTGTTAAGCTAACCCAACACCTGGTTTTCAATTAGTTGCAACATTGTCATTGATGTtgccaatttttctttaatccaaGTATGTCTTAAGATGTTCTCTTTCATTATTGGGATAGGTTGGTCTAGTATGCATACGTTTATCCTACTTTTGTTGGTTTACATGGAAGAAGTGTTTCTCTAATTTGTTTCTTGTGATTTGgtctttcataattttattctatatttttgtaaaattcatacatcattaaatttatttcttatccTATTTTTATGAACGCTATATTTTCCTATGGGATTGAGTATTGGTGTACCATTCTGTTTTGAGGGGATTATGTTGAGTTGGGATCAGGTGAATTCTTCTAGAAAGTCTTTTGGTAATCTTCGTTGGCCTTTTGGGGTAGAGTCATAAAATTTCCCTTACTGTTtgtacaagtttttttttgttgatattttgtttcttgtaaaaaaaaaaaaaaaaaaattaaatggaaatATGCTCTTGTGATGTTCCTTTTGTCTcttttttaccaatttttttgtctctttctGGAATTGTATCAGTAATGCAACATTCCAACTGCCTGGGTTTTTATCTTCACACGTATTTGCGGATGAAGACGAGGATCTTCCTACCACCCCAGGTAAAGAAGCCACTGATGCTACTTTGACCGAACTAAGACATGGTGTTGGAGAGGCAGAAGCATCTGCAGTTACTCTGGGTGACAGGCGCCATCGGATCTTAGAGGATGTGGATGGAGAACTTGAAATGGAAGATGTTTCTGGCCATCCGAAGGATGAAAAGTCGTTGGATGGggatatttcttttgaaatagaTGCTCAGCATCAGTCTTCGGATAGGGCAACAGAACTTGCATCAAATACTTCTTCAGATTTTCATCCTCTGCCAGAAGGTTCTCCACCATTACCTCTTGATTCTCCTCCTCCACCCCCACCCCTACCCTCTTCACCACCCccacctccacctccatcCTCTCCATCGCCACCACCACTACCACCTCCACCACTTCCGTCATTGCCACCACCTCCTCCTCTACCATCTGCATGCCCTCCACCACCTCCTCCACCACCATTAATTTCCCAACCGCCCGTGCCCAGT of the Cucumis sativus cultivar 9930 chromosome 3, Cucumber_9930_V3, whole genome shotgun sequence genome contains:
- the LOC101205990 gene encoding ENHANCER OF AG-4 protein 2 isoform X2 yields the protein MAPGRKRGANKAKANRKLSLGDLVLAKVKGFPAWPAKISRPEDWERSPDPKKCFVHFFGTLEIAFVAPGDIQAFTIVEKNKLSARCQGKTTQFAQAVREICSAFDEKQNEKTSGMRVDMERLETESGAPCTDEVVDNELDVDLKDEEVGPAESNDDAVNEGIGDYSSRLGRCSQKRGETNVQDIKSSVEPHQSDDSSSGISSEQKDNILDIAPKSEAVTFESDKSISQTEKPSELQNIPTANGQNVKKEGASSKKKQEAAAKHQKSKGSTVTASKSEVPDNRPNLPESVVDSNSKGGKKGKFTSGGGTREHGPRTLKPNSESGHGKKTKDLPRDKKHFKGKDDVADTKQSPKEQGQGKSKASAGKMPLVGQGKSDLGSSESLRPAKKLKRGDIGESKGSLSNNIKVASSPKPVVADEKVVKKSELKKLTPGLKSENLLKSSHHSDSVNSAAGDETVLPLTKRHRRALEAMSDTTTTVHNAKNEKSSFSQRYDASCSSSDRLLANHSNRKRRAVCIFDDDDEDPKTPVHGSSRNIDATLNGPDVSKNNDDHNQSPPTSPLTVNGTNGSEHDRSKESTSQAQRLSSSPKEPQTEEFQQEKPEAVDTSESPSKSGSEQLLPKDGKPNFISPKKSPSLANNSTTALERKKSPLLTNSATSLEQTKTVKPPIKASNTGVQKQSQGGSAKSMVLPSSSSSSQKLSVLQKSRSHSSGEKSKTTPKSRANDSTTMGGSSMDHDDLHGESLVSEFKVTESALSMKHLIAAAQAKRREAHSHNVLGFFSSGILSSDVHGSPSPTPVQTHLSSTTHLMLADLKGSFHQKEVASPSTLGHQLASQNHNDVEEIEEKRVSSVHRSVGDSLSGGTEAAVARDAFEGMIETLSRTKESIGRATRLAIDCARYGIANEVVELLIRKLETESSFHRKVDLFFLVDSITQCSHTQRGIAGASYIPTVQAALPRLLGAAAPPGAGARENRRQCHKVLRLWLERKILPESVLRRYMDEIGVSNEDSSIGFNLRRPSRAERAIDDPIREMEGMLVDEYGSNATFQLPGFLSSHVFADEDEDLPTTPGKEATDATLTELRHGVGEAEASAVTLGDRRHRILEDVDGELEMEDVSGHPKDEKSLDGDISFEIDAQHQSSDRATELASNTSSDFHPLPEGSPPLPLDSPPPPPPLPSSPPPPPPPSSPSPPPLPPPPLPSLPPPPPLPSACPPPPPPPPLISQPPVPSQPPLPNQQILPLQSSQQPSGQLPYQAAMPREYCNIASGNQHVQMVAGNASHGSHVDASAKSEMYSQQAPSFVPAAVCNSIDPSGFNSSRQSEYGHNDIYLNTPVSQPNQQYQQGNPNFVQRQMLSGPPQNPPTHFSYAKPPVQPHPPHPYHHSYSSSSLMDGRRPFLGDEQWRMPSSEFKTENRQGVWMNGGRNPSHPGPPFSQEAYFQPPFERPPNNIGFQRPASNSIPSGAPISGHGIPQMLPSRQDISTLNCWRPT
- the LOC101205990 gene encoding ENHANCER OF AG-4 protein 2 isoform X3; translated protein: MAPGRKRGANKAKANRKLSLGDLVLAKVKGFPAWPAKISRPEDWERSPDPKKCFVHFFGTLEIAFVAPGDIQAFTIVEKNKLSARCQGKTTQFAQAVREICSAFDEKQNEKTSGMRVDMERLETESGAPCTDEVVDNELDVDLKDEEVGPAESNDDAVNEGIGDYSSRLGRCSQKRGETNVQDIKSSVEPHQSDDSSSGISSEQKDNILDIAPKSEAVTFESDKSISQTEKPSELQNIPTANGQNVKKEGASSKKKQEAAAKHQKSKGSTVTASKSEVPDNRPNLPESVVDSNSKGGKKGKFTSGGGTREHGPRTLKPNSESGHGKKTKDLPRDKKHFKGKDDVADTKQSPKEQGQGKSKASAGKMPLVGQGKSDLGSSESLRPAKKLKRGDIGESKGSLSNNIKVASSPKPVVADEKVVKKSELKKLTPGLKSENLLKSSHHSDSVNSAAGDETVLPLTKRHRRALEAMSDTTTTVHNAKNEKSSFSQRYDASCSSSDRLLANHSNRKRRAVCIFDDDDEDPKTPVHGSSRNIDATLNGPDVSKNNDDHNQSPPTSPLTVNGTNGSEHDRSKESTSQAQRLSSSPKEPQTEEFQQEKPEAVDTSESPSKSGSEQLLPKDGKPNFISPKKSPSLANNSTTALERKKSPLLTNSATSLEQTKTVKPPIKASNTGVQKQSQGGSAKSMVLPSSSSSSQKLSVLQKSRSHSSGEKSKTTPKSRANDSTTMGGSSMDHDDLHGERSLVSEFKVTESALSMKHLIAAAQAKRREAHSHNVLGFFSSGILSSDVHGSPSPTPVQTHLSSTTHLMLADLKGSFHQKEVASPSTLGHQLASQNHNDVEEIEEKRVSSVHRSVGDSLSGGTEAAVARDAFEGMIETLSRTKESIGRATRLAIDCARYGIANEVVELLIRKLETESSFHRKVDLFFLVDSITQCSHTQRGIAGASYIPTVQAALPRLLGAAAPPGAGARENRRQCHKVLRLWLERKILPESVLRRYMDEIGVSNEDSSIGFNLRRPSRAERAIDDPIREMEGMLVDEYGSNATFQLPGFLSSHVFADEDEDLPTTPGKEATDATLTELRHGVGEAEASAVTLGDRRHRILEDVDGELEMEDVSGHPKDEKSLDGDISFEIDAQHQSSDRATELASNTSSDFHPLPEGSPPLPLDSPPPPPPLPSSPPPPPPPSSPSPPPLPPPPLPSLPPPPPLPSACPPPPPPPPLISQPPVPSQPPLPNQQILPLQSSQQPSGQLPYQAAMPREYCNIASGNQHVQMVAGNASHGSHVDASAKSEMYSQQAPSFVPAAVCNSIDPSGFNSSRQSEYGHNDIYLNTPVSQPNQQYQQGNPNFVQRQMLSGPPQNPPTHFSYAKPPVQPHPPHPYHHSYSSSSLMDGRRPFLGDEQWRMPSSEFKTENRQGVWMNGGRNPSHPGPPFSQEGIKILFSTTF
- the LOC101205990 gene encoding ENHANCER OF AG-4 protein 2 isoform X4 codes for the protein MRVDMERLETESGAPCTDEVVDNELDVDLKDEEVGPAESNDDAVNEGIGDYSSRLGRCSQKRGETNVQDIKSSVEPHQSDDSSSGISSEQKDNILDIAPKSEAVTFESDKSISQTEKPSELQNIPTANGQNVKKEGASSKKKQEAAAKHQKSKGSTVTASKSEVPDNRPNLPESVVDSNSKGGKKGKFTSGGGTREHGPRTLKPNSESGHGKKTKDLPRDKKHFKGKDDVADTKQSPKEQGQGKSKASAGKMPLVGQGKSDLGSSESLRPAKKLKRGDIGESKGSLSNNIKVASSPKPVVADEKVVKKSELKKLTPGLKSENLLKSSHHSDSVNSAAGDETVLPLTKRHRRALEAMSDTTTTVHNAKNEKSSFSQRYDASCSSSDRLLANHSNRKRRAVCIFDDDDEDPKTPVHGSSRNIDATLNGPDVSKNNDDHNQSPPTSPLTVNGTNGSEHDRSKESTSQAQRLSSSPKEPQTEEFQQEKPEAVDTSESPSKSGSEQLLPKDGKPNFISPKKSPSLANNSTTALERKKSPLLTNSATSLEQTKTVKPPIKASNTGVQKQSQGGSAKSMVLPSSSSSSQKLSVLQKSRSHSSGEKSKTTPKSRANDSTTMGGSSMDHDDLHGERSLVSEFKVTESALSMKHLIAAAQAKRREAHSHNVLGFFSSGILSSDVHGSPSPTPVQTHLSSTTHLMLADLKGSFHQKEVASPSTLGHQLASQNHNDVEEIEEKRVSSVHRSVGDSLSGGTEAAVARDAFEGMIETLSRTKESIGRATRLAIDCARYGIANEVVELLIRKLETESSFHRKVDLFFLVDSITQCSHTQRGIAGASYIPTVQAALPRLLGAAAPPGAGARENRRQCHKVLRLWLERKILPESVLRRYMDEIGVSNEDSSIGFNLRRPSRAERAIDDPIREMEGMLVDEYGSNATFQLPGFLSSHVFADEDEDLPTTPGKEATDATLTELRHGVGEAEASAVTLGDRRHRILEDVDGELEMEDVSGHPKDEKSLDGDISFEIDAQHQSSDRATELASNTSSDFHPLPEGSPPLPLDSPPPPPPLPSSPPPPPPPSSPSPPPLPPPPLPSLPPPPPLPSACPPPPPPPPLISQPPVPSQPPLPNQQILPLQSSQQPSGQLPYQAAMPREYCNIASGNQHVQMVAGNASHGSHVDASAKSEMYSQQAPSFVPAAVCNSIDPSGFNSSRQSEYGHNDIYLNTPVSQPNQQYQQGNPNFVQRQMLSGPPQNPPTHFSYAKPPVQPHPPHPYHHSYSSSSLMDGRRPFLGDEQWRMPSSEFKTENRQGVWMNGGRNPSHPGPPFSQEAYFQPPFERPPNNIGFQRPASNSIPSGAPISGHGIPQMLPSRQDISTLNCWRPT
- the LOC101205990 gene encoding ENHANCER OF AG-4 protein 2 isoform X1 codes for the protein MAPGRKRGANKAKANRKLSLGDLVLAKVKGFPAWPAKISRPEDWERSPDPKKCFVHFFGTLEIAFVAPGDIQAFTIVEKNKLSARCQGKTTQFAQAVREICSAFDEKQNEKTSGMRVDMERLETESGAPCTDEVVDNELDVDLKDEEVGPAESNDDAVNEGIGDYSSRLGRCSQKRGETNVQDIKSSVEPHQSDDSSSGISSEQKDNILDIAPKSEAVTFESDKSISQTEKPSELQNIPTANGQNVKKEGASSKKKQEAAAKHQKSKGSTVTASKSEVPDNRPNLPESVVDSNSKGGKKGKFTSGGGTREHGPRTLKPNSESGHGKKTKDLPRDKKHFKGKDDVADTKQSPKEQGQGKSKASAGKMPLVGQGKSDLGSSESLRPAKKLKRGDIGESKGSLSNNIKVASSPKPVVADEKVVKKSELKKLTPGLKSENLLKSSHHSDSVNSAAGDETVLPLTKRHRRALEAMSDTTTTVHNAKNEKSSFSQRYDASCSSSDRLLANHSNRKRRAVCIFDDDDEDPKTPVHGSSRNIDATLNGPDVSKNNDDHNQSPPTSPLTVNGTNGSEHDRSKESTSQAQRLSSSPKEPQTEEFQQEKPEAVDTSESPSKSGSEQLLPKDGKPNFISPKKSPSLANNSTTALERKKSPLLTNSATSLEQTKTVKPPIKASNTGVQKQSQGGSAKSMVLPSSSSSSQKLSVLQKSRSHSSGEKSKTTPKSRANDSTTMGGSSMDHDDLHGERSLVSEFKVTESALSMKHLIAAAQAKRREAHSHNVLGFFSSGILSSDVHGSPSPTPVQTHLSSTTHLMLADLKGSFHQKEVASPSTLGHQLASQNHNDVEEIEEKRVSSVHRSVGDSLSGGTEAAVARDAFEGMIETLSRTKESIGRATRLAIDCARYGIANEVVELLIRKLETESSFHRKVDLFFLVDSITQCSHTQRGIAGASYIPTVQAALPRLLGAAAPPGAGARENRRQCHKVLRLWLERKILPESVLRRYMDEIGVSNEDSSIGFNLRRPSRAERAIDDPIREMEGMLVDEYGSNATFQLPGFLSSHVFADEDEDLPTTPGKEATDATLTELRHGVGEAEASAVTLGDRRHRILEDVDGELEMEDVSGHPKDEKSLDGDISFEIDAQHQSSDRATELASNTSSDFHPLPEGSPPLPLDSPPPPPPLPSSPPPPPPPSSPSPPPLPPPPLPSLPPPPPLPSACPPPPPPPPLISQPPVPSQPPLPNQQILPLQSSQQPSGQLPYQAAMPREYCNIASGNQHVQMVAGNASHGSHVDASAKSEMYSQQAPSFVPAAVCNSIDPSGFNSSRQSEYGHNDIYLNTPVSQPNQQYQQGNPNFVQRQMLSGPPQNPPTHFSYAKPPVQPHPPHPYHHSYSSSSLMDGRRPFLGDEQWRMPSSEFKTENRQGVWMNGGRNPSHPGPPFSQEAYFQPPFERPPNNIGFQRPASNSIPSGAPISGHGIPQMLPSRQDISTLNCWRPT